In the Dolichospermum flos-aquae CCAP 1403/13F genome, TTTAGAATTTATTGAAATTTGCTTTATTGCTATGCCTTTATTAGTACCAGCGGCACAGGCTTTAAATATTGATATGGTGTGGTTTGGTGTGGTAATGGCAGTGAATTTACAAACCGCATTTATTTCTCCACCTGTGGGCTTTTCTTTGTTTTATTTACAAAGTGTTGCCCCTAAAGAAGTGAGTACATTAGATATTCATAAAAGTGCGATTCCTTTTATCGTTTTACAGTTTATTGTCTTGTTAATTGTCATTGCTTTCCCGCAAACAGTTCGCTGGTTAATTGATATTTCTGCAACAACATGAGATTGCAAAATATCGTGCGTTACATTTCATTCACGCAACCAACAGGAACGGCGGTTACAATTGCCTTGGTATTTTGATTAACTCTTCCTTCTCCAAAACAGGATCATACATCTCTCGCCTGATTTCTCGGCAGTCAATGTCTTTCTTGACTCGCTTGAGAAATTCACTAAAGTCTGGACTGGTACTCGCCAATTTGTTGACTGTTTCCCAGTCTAGAAGATCCCTAGATTTTGCTGGTAAGATTACTTCAGACGAGTCGGGATCTTCAATATCAAGACGAATAACTCCAATTCCAAATGAGGCTGAAAGTCTGTCAAGTTCTAATAGAAAGTCGTTATCACTATCCACTTTGGCTGCTACTAGATAACCCTCATTTGCCCAAGATGAATTAGATACAGCCTGGAAAAATGCTTCTCGCAAATTTGCAAATGATAGTTCCCTTTTTAGTTCAAACGAATATAACTTAATAGCACTGCTACCCATCAGCGAACTCACTTCAAAAACTTCATCCTCCCAATCACCAAAAGGAAAGTAGCAACCCACAATATCAGGATGTAGCCACTTACTAAAAACCTTCTTGTTCGACTTCTGATGCTGAATAGTTTTTAGGTATACCTTGAGATAATAGAAACCATAATAAACAAGGAATGGGTGAAGGTCTTTTTCAAGATAGTCAGCCTTCTTATGTGTAGGGGGTGTGGGAACATCCAGAATATTGATGTCTGGACTGTCCTTGAGTGAGCGTAAGATGAATTTTTTTGGTCTTGTACCTGTGGTAATAAACTCTGATGTAAGATTGTCGCGGACTTCAACATACAATCTAGCACCGAGTGTAGCAGCAGGCGTTTTGCCTTTGGTCAGTAGCTCTTTGTCGTAATCTCTTAACTGCGCGATTTCCCATATTTCCGTAGGGGTCAGTGGGCGCTTTTCTTCTTCGATTACCTTTTTTGCAAGTTCAAGGAAAACACTTGGCATAAATTCAATCCTGATACTTTCAAAGTAGGAAAACTATTATACATAATTTTTACGATCTTTCTACGGGATAATTATAAAAGTTACTGTAACTGGAAAATCACAGTGATTAATGTTTTCGTGTATGGAACTCTCAAACCAGGTGAAGTTAATTATCAAAAATACTGTGCTGGTAAAGTCATAAAAGAACAAAGAGCGATCGCAAATGGTAAACTTAATAATTCACCAATGGTCTATCCAGCTATAACTTCAGAAGATGGTTCAGTGACCACCTGCGTGGACTAACAAAAAATTCAGGATTTGAAACCCATGAAGATGGGTTTTGCTTGTGTAGCTGCGGTTTCTAACCGCCAAGGCGAAAATAACTGATTTTTCTTCAACTAAAACTACTACAATGACTATTGATGCTAGATAATGGGAAAGCCTTGACATTTACCCAACCTAGCCCGGAACCAAAAAACTAACAACTATGCGAACTCACTATTGCGGCGAACTCCGAAAAGAACATATTGGTGAAACTGTTACCTTTTACGGATGGGTAGACCGTCGCCGCGATCACGGTGGTGTGATATTCTTAGACTTGCGCGATCGCTCTGGTATTGTCCAAATCGTCAGCGACCCCCAGCGCACCCCAGACTCCTATGAACAAGCTAACGCACTCAGAAATGAATATGTTGTGGCTATCACCGGTAGAGTTACCCAACGTCCTCCAGAATCCCTAAATCCCCGACTTCCTACTGGCGAAGTGGAAATCTATGCGGATAAAATAGAACTACTCAACGCCGTCCGTAAACAATTACCTTTCCAAGTTTCCACCGCAGACACGGAAACAGTCAGGGAAGACTTGCGGTTAAAATATCGTTATTTGGACTTACGACGGGAACGCATGGCGCAAAATATGCAATTGCGTCATCAGGTCATCAAAGCCATGCGGCGCTACCTGGAAGACTTAGAAGGTTTTATCGAGGTGGAAACCCCTATTCTCACCCGTTCTACCCCCGAAGGGGCGCGAGATTATATTCTTCCCAGTCGCGTGAATGAGGGTGAATGGTTTGCTTTACCGCAATCTCCCCAACTTTTCAAACAATTATTGATGGTATCGGGAATGGATA is a window encoding:
- a CDS encoding HTH domain-containing protein yields the protein MPSVFLELAKKVIEEEKRPLTPTEIWEIAQLRDYDKELLTKGKTPAATLGARLYVEVRDNLTSEFITTGTRPKKFILRSLKDSPDINILDVPTPPTHKKADYLEKDLHPFLVYYGFYYLKVYLKTIQHQKSNKKVFSKWLHPDIVGCYFPFGDWEDEVFEVSSLMGSSAIKLYSFELKRELSFANLREAFFQAVSNSSWANEGYLVAAKVDSDNDFLLELDRLSASFGIGVIRLDIEDPDSSEVILPAKSRDLLDWETVNKLASTSPDFSEFLKRVKKDIDCREIRREMYDPVLEKEELIKIPRQL
- a CDS encoding gamma-glutamylcyclotransferase: MINVFVYGTLKPGEVNYQKYCAGKVIKEQRAIANGKLNNSPMVYPAITSEDGSVTTCVD